Within Bernardetia sp., the genomic segment AATAAATTTAAAGAACGTCGTACTAAGGTTTCTGATAAGGATTTTCCACCTTTATCAGTTACCAAAAACGGAATTGTACCTCAATTAGCTACGGCAGCAAAAAGCAAAGATGGAGATAATAGAAAATTAGTAAGAAAAGGCGATTTTGTTATTAATAGTCGTTCTGACAGAAAAGGCTCTAGTGGAATTGCCTTTGAAGATGGTTCTGTTTCTCTTATCAATATTGTAATGCAACCAAAAGGAATATCTCCAATATTTTGTAATTACTTGTTAAAAGGTTATTCATTTATTGAAGAATTTTATAGAATGGGTCATGGCATTGTAGCTGATTTATGGACAACTAGATATGATGAAATGAAAAATATCAAAGTTGCTATCCCCCCACTATCTGAACAAACCCAAATAGCCAACTTCCTAGACAAAAAAACAAAAGATATAGACATAGCGATTGCCCAAAAACAACAGCTTATTTCTCTTTTAGAAGAGCGAAAACAAATCATCATTCAAGATGCCGTTACGAAAGGAATTGATAAAACTGCAAAACTAAAAGAGAGTGGTATAGAATGGATTGGAAAAATACCTGAGCATTGGGAGGTTAAAAGATTAAAGTATTTTTCTTCTTTGAAGGCTAGAATAGGGTTTCATGGATTAAACTCTTCTGACTTTACAGATGAGGGAGAAGCCTACTGCATAACAGGAACAGACTTTAAAGATGGCAAAATAGATTTTAAAGATTGTTATAAAGTAAGTGAGTATTGGTACAAAATGGATAAGAATATTCAAGTGGCTAATAATGATTTATTAGTTACAAAGGACGGAACAATAGGAAAAACAGCCATTGTTTCCAATTTAAAGGAAAAGGCTACTCTAAATAGTGGAGTGTTTCTTCTTAGAACAATAGAAGAAATATTTGTAAAATACCTTTATTGGTCGCTAAACTCTAAATTATTTACAAGTCAGATAGATATAGTTTCAAGAGGTTCTACAATCATTCATTTGTACGAAAGAGACTTTAAGAACTTTTTATTTCTAGTCCCTCCACTATCTGAACAAAAACAAATCGTATCTCATATAGAATCAGCTTCTAAAAAAATAGATAAAGCTATTTCATTACAAAAAAAGCAAATCAAGAAGCTAAAAGAATACAAATCGGTCTTGATAGATGCAGCCGTTACAGGGAAAATAAAAGTAAGTGAATAACAGAGCCTAATTACCTATCACACTATACATCACATCTAAAAACTATACTAAAAATGGTTTCAAAAACAAGAGAGTTAGATTTAGAAATTGCGATTGAAAAATGTTTAGTAGGCATTTCTTC encodes:
- a CDS encoding restriction endonuclease subunit S, translating into LIKTENIKKYPAYKSSGVEWIGEVPEHWEVMRLGNKFKERRTKVSDKDFPPLSVTKNGIVPQLATAAKSKDGDNRKLVRKGDFVINSRSDRKGSSGIAFEDGSVSLINIVMQPKGISPIFCNYLLKGYSFIEEFYRMGHGIVADLWTTRYDEMKNIKVAIPPLSEQTQIANFLDKKTKDIDIAIAQKQQLISLLEERKQIIIQDAVTKGIDKTAKLKESGIEWIGKIPEHWEVKRLKYFSSLKARIGFHGLNSSDFTDEGEAYCITGTDFKDGKIDFKDCYKVSEYWYKMDKNIQVANNDLLVTKDGTIGKTAIVSNLKEKATLNSGVFLLRTIEEIFVKYLYWSLNSKLFTSQIDIVSRGSTIIHLYERDFKNFLFLVPPLSEQKQIVSHIESASKKIDKAISLQKKQIKKLKEYKSVLIDAAVTGKIKVSE